The following proteins are co-located in the Procambarus clarkii isolate CNS0578487 chromosome 4, FALCON_Pclarkii_2.0, whole genome shotgun sequence genome:
- the LOC138371416 gene encoding uncharacterized protein — MYIFIHQLHLCCFCITANQESLYHSQTGEFVPQPTRRVCTTANQESLYHSQPGEFVPQPTKCLYHSQPGESVPQPTRSLYHSQPGESVPQPTRRVCTTANQESLYHSQPGESVPQPTRRLCTTANQESLYHSQPGESVPQPTRRVCTTANQESLYHSQPGESVPQPTRRVCTTANQESLYHSQPGESVPQPTRRVCTTANQESLYHSQPGESVPQPTRSLYHSQPGEFVPQPTRRVCTTANQESLYHSQPGEFVPQPTKCLYHSQPRVSVPQPTKSVCTTANQESLYHSQPRECTTANQECLYHSQPRESVPQSTKSVCTAANQENLYHSQPRESVPQPTKRVYHSQPRVSVPHVTKRSVTLPDTCLDSCNL; from the coding sequence atgtatatatttatacaccAACTACACCTTTGTTGCTTCTGTATCACAGCCAACCAGGAAAGTCTGTACCACAGCCAAACAGGAGAGTTTGTACCACAGCCAACCAGGAGAGTCTGTACCACAGCCAACCAGGAGAGTTTGTACCACAGCCAACCAGGAGAGTTTGTACCACAGCCAACCAAGTGTCTATACCACAGCCAACCAGGAGAGTCTGTACCACAGCCAACCAGGAGTCTGTACCACAGCCAACCAGGAGAGTCTGTACCACAGCCAACCAGGAGAGTTTGTACCACAGCCAACCAGGAGAGTTTGTACCACAGCCAACCAGGAGAGTCTGTACCACAGCCAACCAGGAGACTCTGTACCACAGCCAACCAGGAGAGTCTGTACCACAGCCAACCAGGAGAGTCTGTACCACAGCCAACCAGGAGAGTCTGTACCACAGCCAACCAGGAGAGTCTGTACCACAGCCAACCAGGAGAGTCTGTACCACAGCCAACCAGGAGAGTCTGTACCACAGCCAACCAGGAGAGTCTGTACCACAGCCAACCAGGAGAGTCTGTACCACAGCCAACCAGGAGAGTCTGTACCACAGCCAACCAGGAGAGTCTGTACCACAGCCAACCAGGAGAGTCTGTACCACAGCCAACCAGGAGTCTGTACCACAGCCAACCAGGAGAGTTTGTACCACAGCCAACCAGGAGAGTCTGTACCACAGCCAACCAGGAGAGTTTGTACCACAGCCAACCAGGAGAGTTTGTACCACAGCCAACCAAGTGTCTATACCACAGCCAACCAAGAGTGTCTGTACCACAGCCAACCAAGAGTGTCTGTACCACAGCCAACCAAGAGAGTCTGTACCACAGTCAACCAAGAGAGTGTACCACAGCCAACCAAGAGTGTCTGTACCACAGCCAACCAAGAGAGTCTGTACCACAGTCAACCAAGAGTGTCTGTACCGCAGCCAACCAGGAGAATCTTTACCACAGCCAACCAAGAGAGTCTGTACCACAGCCAACCAAGAGAGTGTACCACAGCCAACCAAGAGTGTCTGTACCACACGTAACCAAAAGGTCTGTAACATTACCTGACACGTGCTTGGACAGCTGTAACTTGTAA